Proteins encoded in a region of the Oncorhynchus gorbuscha isolate QuinsamMale2020 ecotype Even-year linkage group LG16, OgorEven_v1.0, whole genome shotgun sequence genome:
- the LOC123999649 gene encoding non-structural maintenance of chromosomes element 1 homolog isoform X1: protein MSRPLGESHKRFLQTMMVNGIIDGAKARALHRHCCETHGAHYAHDKLDEFIEVINAQLQPMFMQIRKGMSEEDGLQYHALVNMAETDVTRMSTDYADNELELFRKTMDLIVDSDNGTASSTDILNCADSLQTKKLKKRETEHVLNRLVQDKWLNEKNGDYSLSTRCIMEMEQYIRMLYQDQVKVCHICHNVALQCQMCENPTCGIKIHTPCVARYFKGRTDPRCPACEDFWPHEIPDVYRPASSQSETQSAAKENTAPTPTPRSTAQTRRTRRS, encoded by the exons ATGTCTCGACCACTGGGAGAAAGCCATAAAAGGTTCCTGCAAACCATGATGGTCAATGGGATCATTGATGGTGCCAAGGCAAGGGCTCTCCACCGGCATTGCTGTGAGACACACGGTG CACACTATGCTCATGATAAACTCGATGAATTCATCGAGGTTATCAATGCCCAGCTGCAGCCCATGTTCATGCAGATCAGAAAAGGGATGTCTGAGGAGGATGGTCTTCAGTACCATGCTTTG GTGAACATGGCCGAAACTGATGTGACCAGGATGTCAACTGATTATGCAGACAACGAGTTGGAATTATTTCGAAAAACA ATGGACCTAATTGTGGACTCTGACAATGGAACCGCCTCTTCCACGGACATTCTTAACTGTGCCGACAGCCTCCAGACAAAGAAGCTAAAGAAAAGAGAAACGGAACATGTACTGAACAGGCTTGTTCAGGATAAGTGGCTGAATGAG AAAAATGGTGACTACTCTCTCTCCACTCGATGTATAATGGAGATGGAGCAATATATTCGGATGTTGTATCAAGACCAGGTCAAGGTCTGCCACATCTGTCACAATGTGGCCTTGCAG TGCCAGATGTGTGAAAATCCTACATGTGGCATCAAAATCCACACCCCTTGTGTCGCCAGATACTTCAAAGGAAGGACTGATCCACGATGCCCTGCCTGTGAGGACTTCTGGCCACATGAGATCCCAG ATGTGTATAGACCTGCGTCCTCTCAGAGCGAGACTCAGTCAGCAGCCAAAGAGAACACGGCCCCCACCCCCACTCCTCGGTCTACAGCTCAGACCCGGAGGACCAGGAGGTCATAA
- the LOC123999649 gene encoding non-structural maintenance of chromosomes element 1 homolog isoform X2 produces the protein MGSLMVPRQGLSTGIAVRHTVVNMAETDVTRMSTDYADNELELFRKTMDLIVDSDNGTASSTDILNCADSLQTKKLKKRETEHVLNRLVQDKWLNEKNGDYSLSTRCIMEMEQYIRMLYQDQVKVCHICHNVALQCQMCENPTCGIKIHTPCVARYFKGRTDPRCPACEDFWPHEIPDVYRPASSQSETQSAAKENTAPTPTPRSTAQTRRTRRS, from the exons ATGGGATCATTGATGGTGCCAAGGCAAGGGCTCTCCACCGGCATTGCTGTGAGACACACGGTG GTGAACATGGCCGAAACTGATGTGACCAGGATGTCAACTGATTATGCAGACAACGAGTTGGAATTATTTCGAAAAACA ATGGACCTAATTGTGGACTCTGACAATGGAACCGCCTCTTCCACGGACATTCTTAACTGTGCCGACAGCCTCCAGACAAAGAAGCTAAAGAAAAGAGAAACGGAACATGTACTGAACAGGCTTGTTCAGGATAAGTGGCTGAATGAG AAAAATGGTGACTACTCTCTCTCCACTCGATGTATAATGGAGATGGAGCAATATATTCGGATGTTGTATCAAGACCAGGTCAAGGTCTGCCACATCTGTCACAATGTGGCCTTGCAG TGCCAGATGTGTGAAAATCCTACATGTGGCATCAAAATCCACACCCCTTGTGTCGCCAGATACTTCAAAGGAAGGACTGATCCACGATGCCCTGCCTGTGAGGACTTCTGGCCACATGAGATCCCAG ATGTGTATAGACCTGCGTCCTCTCAGAGCGAGACTCAGTCAGCAGCCAAAGAGAACACGGCCCCCACCCCCACTCCTCGGTCTACAGCTCAGACCCGGAGGACCAGGAGGTCATAA